The Deinococcus seoulensis DNA segment TGATTCAGCGCATTCCTCCACAAACTCCCGTGCTGCTTCCCTAATGTCTAACACGCGCTGCACGATAGATTCGTCAATACGGGAAGCTTGCCCGTGAATCGGGGTAAAATCCGGGTGCTCAGCTCTGAGTACGTCCCGAATAAACTGGCGAATATCCTCGTCGGACTGGTCGAACAACGCACCGCTAAAAATCCATTCACCAACGAGCGATTGCGTGGGCGTGTTCATGATGAAGTCATACCAACGTTTTGTTATACGCTCTTCAAACTGGATGGCGAAGTATCTAATTTGAGAGTCGTGACCATGTTCCTTGAGCTGACCACGCAACAGCGACAGCCCAATCGAAGGTTCCAAAGTGCTGGTAAAAGGCATACTCACCAGTGTAATGTTTGAGGTGAAGGAGGTCATGTCCGCTTCTCCAATTTCGTCGGATTGAACTGCATCCGCCTGATCTTGTTGGCCTGCACTTTGTACACTCCGGGGCGAGATTCCGTGTGGTTACGCATCGCCAGGGCTTGCCTAAATGACAGCCAGTCATCCTCGTTTAAGTCTGGACTATGTGTCATTTGGAGGAGTCCCTCTCGGTTTAGGTAGGTTTCTTTTTTTACGAGCTGTAACTGAAATACCGGAACTTGACGTTTAAATGAAATAATAGTATCTGTTTTAATAATTTTAAGGGGTGAAATGATAGGGCCATTCCACCAATCGGTCTCTATAATGCCGTCATACACTTGATAGCTAGTAGGTACTGGGTAGTTTACTGGTGCGCGCACCAGTAAACTCCAGCCAGCGGACGTAAAGCCGATGATGCCCGGCCAGAATAGCAGCAACCCAGGATCAGTGGCCTTCCCAATAAACGGCAGGTTGATGTACGGCTTTACGAACTCTGGGGCGGTCTGCTCAATGTGGTCGCGGAACCCCGGGTAGTATTGCGGGGTTAACCGATGCCAAGCAGGTTTTTCTGCCTCGTCATTGCGCCACATAAACTCCACGCCATCCCACCGGAGGCTGAAGTTCATAGGAGCGTAGACGTACCATCCATGACCATTGGCGCTGGTGAAGGGATCACAGTAACGATACCCCCGCAAAGGAATGGTGCCATTGAGAGTGGGGTCAGCAGCCTGCACATCCGGTGCGTTGGGAAACAATTGGACAATTCGGAGTTTTGGTTCGTGATAGTGCATCAGTGGTGTTCCCCCTGCCTGTTCTGCCATATGCTGTAACGCTGGTGGTATGTTCCACAGTTCACCTGAATAGGATAGGTCCAGGTGTGCAGCGGCGAAAGCCCTAGGTTGCTCAGCAGTTGGTGCAGCAATGCTCCGCTTGGAAAGAGCTGGGTTTCGATTATGCTGGAGGCACCACCGTAGTATCGTCTGATACGCATAGCCTTGATGGCAGAGTGTACCCGAAGTTTCGAGCTGTCGTAGTCGTAATGATCAATAGCCAGTAACCCGCCGGGCCGGAGCTTGCTGATCAAAAGGGATAGGTGCGCTTGGAGTTGTCTTGGCACGTCCACAAAGTTTGGTTCTATCAGAAATCCCGTGCGGAAGATGGTCAGTGCGTCCCACCCCGTGCCAAAGTCTGATCGAAGGCAGGTTGTGCCAGTTTC contains these protein-coding regions:
- a CDS encoding DUF6065 family protein, with product MHYHEPKLRIVQLFPNAPDVQAADPTLNGTIPLRGYRYCDPFTSANGHGWYVYAPMNFSLRWDGVEFMWRNDEAEKPAWHRLTPQYYPGFRDHIEQTAPEFVKPYINLPFIGKATDPGLLLFWPGIIGFTSAGWSLLVRAPVNYPVPTSYQVYDGIIETDWWNGPIISPLKIIKTDTIISFKRQVPVFQLQLVKKETYLNREGLLQMTHSPDLNEDDWLSFRQALAMRNHTESRPGVYKVQANKIRRMQFNPTKLEKRT